One Pullulanibacillus sp. KACC 23026 DNA segment encodes these proteins:
- a CDS encoding distal tail protein Dit, whose translation MTFNFCGMDSYQDLKLIVNDIRIPLAGTLTENVQEIPGMVGNLFQGVSISSKPIEIDATLIADSDRDRMMKAYTLADLFLQYTDDEYPMIFSPISEYTYYGHFTNLPALQRIAQNETSGALTLLFTCSDPKAYGEQQEIQITNNPFTVTPNGTTDCYPIFTCLPHADVTKIAVTDQDGNYAYVGSEVDPDTGGTAIDNEPQILHDYCNDLSPWQTITQSNLTFNLENGKIGGSMRSVVDVFKVGLTSDGKDDYGSNVSGHWHGPVIQRWLPQACNDYRIRARMKNAQFYPRAQGKIELYLLDANGKRIGKIMLKDNGSSEEVYAQAQIGDTTDYHTLYYGAGTVKKGASKKLKIKNETNPKGKTKTAQKWKTITETESFSTDTFTNFYGYIEIQKIGNKYRFEIMKLNDDVNPAWSKPITGTWTDNTNHYGSALAGIALYVAKYDIKEDQVTPVVNYQNNTLDLCDVTVNNIINGGNSASSTTPTIAKDGDEIKINCEDHNLYKNGAFFNDKLYIGSNFPVMVGGVEQTFAFEPDLDSADWYVSYRPTRP comes from the coding sequence ATGACCTTTAATTTTTGTGGTATGGATTCTTATCAGGATTTAAAGCTAATCGTAAACGATATTCGAATTCCTTTGGCGGGAACTTTAACAGAAAACGTCCAGGAGATACCTGGTATGGTTGGAAATCTGTTTCAAGGGGTTAGCATCTCGTCCAAGCCAATTGAAATAGATGCCACTTTGATTGCCGACAGCGATCGAGATCGCATGATGAAAGCCTATACCCTAGCCGATCTCTTTTTGCAATATACGGATGATGAGTATCCGATGATCTTTTCTCCTATAAGCGAATACACCTATTATGGGCATTTTACCAATTTACCGGCTCTTCAGAGAATCGCCCAAAATGAGACTTCCGGGGCGCTTACCTTATTGTTTACTTGTTCCGATCCTAAGGCTTACGGGGAACAACAGGAAATTCAGATAACTAATAATCCCTTTACGGTCACACCTAATGGAACAACCGATTGTTATCCTATCTTTACATGCTTGCCCCATGCAGATGTCACAAAAATCGCCGTGACAGACCAAGATGGTAATTATGCTTATGTAGGATCTGAAGTGGACCCTGACACCGGGGGAACAGCAATCGATAATGAGCCTCAAATCCTCCATGACTATTGCAATGATTTGTCACCTTGGCAGACCATTACTCAAAGTAACCTAACATTTAACTTGGAAAACGGAAAAATCGGCGGCTCCATGCGCTCGGTTGTGGACGTATTTAAAGTCGGTCTTACTTCCGATGGGAAGGATGATTACGGATCCAACGTTTCTGGTCACTGGCACGGTCCAGTCATTCAAAGGTGGTTGCCCCAGGCATGCAATGATTATCGGATTAGAGCACGAATGAAAAACGCTCAATTCTATCCACGAGCTCAAGGTAAAATTGAATTGTATTTATTGGACGCCAATGGGAAGCGAATCGGTAAAATCATGCTGAAGGACAATGGCAGCAGTGAGGAAGTTTATGCCCAGGCACAAATTGGGGATACGACGGATTACCATACGCTTTATTATGGGGCGGGCACCGTTAAAAAGGGCGCATCTAAAAAATTAAAAATAAAAAATGAGACCAATCCAAAAGGCAAAACAAAGACGGCTCAAAAATGGAAAACGATCACAGAGACAGAGAGTTTTTCTACAGACACCTTCACGAATTTTTACGGTTATATAGAGATTCAAAAGATCGGAAATAAATACAGGTTTGAAATTATGAAGCTAAATGATGATGTCAACCCTGCCTGGTCAAAGCCCATTACGGGGACCTGGACCGATAACACGAATCATTATGGATCAGCGCTTGCGGGTATCGCCCTTTATGTGGCTAAATATGACATTAAAGAGGATCAAGTTACACCGGTAGTTAATTACCAAAATAACACTCTCGATCTTTGTGATGTGACGGTGAACAACATTATCAACGGGGGCAATAGCGCTTCTTCAACGACTCCGACCATTGCCAAAGATGGCGATGAAATAAAGATTAATTGTGAAGATCATAACCTTTATAAGAACGGCGCCTTTTTCAATGACAAGCTTTATATCGGTTCGAATTTCCCCGTGATGGTTGGCGGAGTAGAGCAGACCT